GTAGACCACCGACCGTGTCCAGAACGTGTCGACAGGGGCGATGATCGGACAGGAAATTAGCTGCCCGGAAGCAATCGCACCCTCCAGGCGGGCGGGCCGTCCCAGAGAATGGAGAATCTCCTCACGTATCCAGCCAGCTGTTCTGCGCCAGACAGAAGGCCTGGCTTCTGCCGCCTGATCGACAAATTTACCTCTTCCCGGTTCATCGCTCATATGCTTTCCCTGATGGTCATATTAGTCCTGATCACGTCCGGCCAGCCTTAGCGTAGCTAAGGATAATCGCGAAAATATACTACGGCAGAGGCTTAACGTCAGTATTTCTACCGCTGAGCATAAGCTGTGGTCACGAATGCCGCCAGGCGGCATGGAGGCGCCAGTAGGTGGTAAGCAGAATACTGATGGTAAGTGGCGCCGGGACCCGGCGTAGCCGGAAATGCAGCTTCAATATTCGGGTTAAGAATGCCGAGCAGCGCGCAGGCATTCCGGGAATGCGCCAAAGGCGCATAGAGGCGCCCTCAGAAGTTGACCAGAGCACGGTTGTTAATGGCGCCGTAGCCCGGCGCAGCCGGTTACGCTGTTGATAGGTTCCACCAATCCATCCCTTCGCCCTGCTAAGCCATAATCCGCTTATAGCCATGATGTGATTTCATTAAGTCCTTTTAACTCCGGTGAGCGGGCTGTACGGCGCTTGCGACGTACAGGGCGTGATTTCCGGAGCCGTGGTGCCGGCAAAGCCGGTGCCCGGGGGCTGTACAGAGGAACCTGCCGCGATGTTACTGGCAGCCACTCAAATGTTTAGTTACATCATCCAGCATTAAAAGCGATGTTGTTCCGGCCCTTTGGGCCGGGGCGGCCTCGCTTTTCAGTGGTGGGAAGGGGCTGAAATGGTTCAGGTGTGCACGGTTCACGTCTTTGCGTGAATATTTTGGATGTTGTAACTATTTTATTCTGACTGATGCCCGCCGCGTAGTGGCGGGAGGTACATTTGTTGTTTCCGAACCGGCGCGGACGTAGTCCGCTGCAAGGGCGGACATTATCCCCGTTTTCCACAGGAAAGCGGGACTGAATAAGATCCATTTTTTATTGAATGTTTAAAAATGGCAAAGACACGTAAGCGCTCGTTGGTAAGAAAAAACACAGGGCTTCCAGAAGATTAAGAAAAACTTGCGGGTAACACTTCCAGTCATTGCTGGTAAAAAGTCCTCTATGTTTGCGGATATTTGTGCATAACTACAGGGACATGGCCAGGTTGCTTCATCAGGGGGTTTTTCGCCGGTAATGCGTGTCGTAACGGCAGGCTTCATTGATGGTTTTTCAGCCTGTTTTTAAACGTGGGGAAGCACAAAAACCGCCAGCGGCGGTAAAGGAAAAACGTGGAGTGAAAGTTAAGTTAGCCTGGTGGCTCAGCGTCAAAATTGAGCTTGATCTGACGCAGGTAATGGTAGACCAGCAACTCGAAATCATCCGGAGTCATACCTGAGACCTCCGGCCGCGTGTTGATCAGCCAGGCTGCAATCTGGAACTGCCGGTCATCGAGTCGGGTAGAACGCGCAATTCTGGAAAGGCGCTTCTGTTCTATCGCTCGCTCGCGGCGAACCTTCAGGGCCTGCGCCACTTTCTCGTCAAAGAAGCGCTGTCGGGCCGCTTTTACGGACATCACTTCGCCAGGGGCAAGAATCCCCTCAGCCAGCGCGCGCAGACGTTCTTCACGCTCTTTGTACAGCAGATCGAGATTGACCTGGAGGAGCCTGAAAAACTGCTCTGTTAAAGTGACATGACGTGGGAGATATGTTTTTGTGTACGGGTCCAGACGACGCATGTACGGCTCGATAAGGCCGTAATTTTCTAACAGATCGAGTGCGCGGCAAATGCGGGAAGGCGTGACCTCTTCACCAGGTATTACCTCACCCCGGGAATCTTTGGGGCTTAACGCCTTGCATATCTGTGAGCTGTTGAGGGCGACGTTAAACGTGGCAATGTCGCAACCGCTGACCAGCAGGGGCCCCATTGCATTAAGAAGATTCTGGAATTCCTGTCGGAAATCGCGCTCACGGCCAGCATTCGTGCGCATATGCACGAAATACGGATGCCGCGAGAAACGGCGTTTCTGGGCACGATGATACCCGTCCCGAAGTACTTTCGGGAGCTGGTTAAAGTTCGCAGGTCGAAGATATTTAGGATCAGCACACTTACACGCCGTCGAGTGTGTTCCACGACGGCGGCGAGTACGCTTCGGAGAAACAACAGCAGAATCGCGTGCTTCACGCAGATTCGCTAAGTCGTATTCCGACCAGTCGAAATAGGTAGCATCGGAAAATGTTCCGCTATTCACACCCGCCCGCACTTATGTTGCACGGAAGGAGCAAATGGCGCAGAAACAAGTATTGAACTTTTCTGAGCATAAAACTATACTCCCCGTACAGAGCAACAGCTTCTGTACGGATTAGTTAGGGCCCCGTTAATCTTCTCCTCGTCGCCAAACTAGATGAAGATTATCGGGGTTTTTGCTTTTCTGGTCCCAGGTTGATACCTATCAGAACCAGTTCCCTGCCACCTTACGGCGTGGCCAGCCATCAAAATTCTTTATACGAACAGGAATTTAGCATTCAAAGACAGTTCGATCAAGGAATGTGACTACTCACCTAACAATTCTCGTTTTATGAGCAGCTCTATCGCTTCTGCCTGAGTTAACCCATTCTCCTGACAAAATGCGTCCAGTTTATCTTTGTGAGAATTCTGGATGAACACATTTACAGGTTTATGAGTCTCCCTTTTACGGGATACCGAACGCATTTTCCTCTCACTTACACTAAGAGGCGTACCCTTTCGGTAAGCTCGTTTCGATGAGGAAGTTACTGCATTATCGATCTGCGACATCTCTGCCTCCTCAAGGATCAAACTTGGATCGTTTGCAGAGAATACTACAGATTCCTGAAATCAGCGACTTACTTTATGAACGTAACCTGTGTTGGCGCACGGTTTACGTTTCAGGATCGTTTCTGGGGATGTCAGTACGTCTGTTTCCAGTCCGTTCCTTGCGCCCAGCGGGATGTCCAGTGGTTCAGGTAGCTGCGGGCTAAGACTGGGTCATCCCAGACGACAAGCACGTTCTCCGAATTCGAACGGTCTGCAGCCCGGCTGAAGTTAAATGAGCCGACCTGGGTGTTGCGGCCATCAACGACGATCACTTTGTCGTGGAGAATTTTGTAGGCACTGACTGTACGAACCGGGATACCAGCACCAACCAGAATGTTCATGGCTGCTTTACTGGCGTTGTTGTTCTTTCCGGTATTAGCTTTCCAGTCCAGAACCACGCCCACATCTACGCCCCGACGTTTTGCCCTGACTAGTGCCCTGGCCACCTCCGGAGAGGTGAAGGAATAGCCCATCAGACGGATTTCCTGTTGCGCGGTCTCAATTGTCTTAAGAACCAGCTGGAGAGCTGTACCTTCCGGAGAAAATCCTGCCTCAACGGTGGCTGCGTAAGTATTCGGTACTGGCACGCACAGAACCAGACCGAGCAGACTGGGCAGAAACCATCGGCACATATGTTTTTTAGACATTATTTGCATGGTATTTCCTTCGCTGGATGTATTCAGAAACGCCGGAATCGGGGAAAACTTGCTTTTTCCCGATTGCCGGGGTTGGACAACGACGCCCTGCGGAGGCGTCAGGCCGTTTAGTTGAACAAACAGGATCATGCGGAAGTTTTTTCGGCCCTCAAGCTTTGTTCCCCTCGATCCATTGCGGGTAGTCCTTGCTGATATCGCATCGCAGCGTTTTATTGCCAACGCTGATGATGTAACCCGGAGAATACTTATTCTCACCATCGCTACAGCGGTTATCCTCCTTCAGGCTGTTTACCTTTATCACCTCCGCCAGAATCTGTCGCAGAAGCACGTTAGTCGTGACCTGCTCAGGCACCGCGGTAGGCGCTGCCATAATCTGTTCAGGTAGTTCTGAATGGATAAGTACAGGCCCTTTTGACGAAGCAAACGTCGGCCCGCTTAATGACAGGCAACCGGAGATAACCGCAGATAAAGCGATTTGCTTATTTTTCATGTGAATTCCTTTTGTTTGATTGAAGCGACAGTAAAGACAGGTCAAAGAACACTGACCAGAAAACCAATACACAGCAGATGGAGGGCATACGCTGGTGCAAACCACCGTCCGGCCTGCAGGCGTCGCCCGGGAGCCGGTACCAGGCCATACACGCAAAACAGCACAGTCAACGTCAGCAGTACGCCGGAGAGCATCATCACATCACCGTGACGGGCATTAAGCAGGGCGACCAGCAACAGCCAGACAGCAAACAGGGCTGGCCGCAGTGAGTCCCGGACCTGCCAGATAAGAACCGCGCCGGTGAGCATCAGCAGACCTGGTATACCGTAACTGGCAGAGCTAAGCGGCAGATACCCCACCAGGGCTGAAAACGCCGCAACGCCATTAAACACGGACGCAGCCTGCAGGAATCGAGCCACCTGCATAACAACGGCGAAGGCGAACAGGATATTCAGTTGCCACCACATGAGTCCGGCTTCCCTGAAGGCCAGCCAGTAACCCGGCTGGGCCATGAGTGCCATCAGCCACAGGCGGTTGAGGCTGTGCTGACGCAGGGTTTTGCCTGCCATGTTGCAGCCGCTGACCAGCGCAAACAGGGGGAATGCACAACGCCCGGCCATGTTCAGTAAGGGCATATCCAGCTGGAAGGCAGTGGCGATGTGGTCCCCCACCATTGCCATAAACGCGACCATCCGGATGACATCGCGCTGCAGCGCGGAGAAATTCAGGACCGGCCTGAAAGGATGCAGGGCAACAGATTTCCCCGGACTCATGCCGCAGTCTCCTGTCGTTGTGCGCAAAGGTGTGCTCTGACGCGCTCCGCCAGCTGTTGCTCATCATCGCCACGCAGCAGCGGGATACCCGCCTGTTTCAGCACCTCTTCCAGCAGCAGGTCACGCCGCTGACGTTTCGGCGCCTGATGGGAACGGTCGTCCAGCTCCACTGCCACAATGATTCGCCCGGCGCGGTCCGTGATAACCACATCGCAGTGCCACTGCGATACCAGGCGGAACAGTTGCCACCATTCACGGCTCCCGGACTTACGGTCGGGCGCCACTCTGACGATATCGGCCACACGAACCTGCGGGCACAGCCGCCAGTGCCGGGTATCGATCACCCTGTCGAGCCGGCGCAGAAAACGCTGCTCCCGCGCCGTCATCAGCTGACCGGCACTGACGAACGACGGTCGGCGGCACAGCAACAGTTCAGTTCTGCCCGGCCGAATCCCTTTTTGGCTAAATTTGCCCAACGCGCCAAAAATGTAAAGTTAGCTTTAAATTCTAAAATCACTCACTTGAATTCTCGTTCTCAATCAGCGCTTGCTTCCAATATTCTGGTTCAGCATATCGAGCAACCAATGCATCGATATCTATTTTTGAGGTTGATGGACTAAACTCAAAATTGCCATACATATTGATGTGCTGCCATGCAACGGGCGAAATACTGTGAAGCTGAGCCAGTGCATTTTGATCTCCTACTGTTTGCTTCTGTTCATAGACACGAGATAGCAGCACTGTGTTGTAGTAAATGACCGCGTTGGTGATGAGCCGAGAGCATTCATTCCATATTTGCTGCTCCTCTTCTGTTTTTACTCTGAATTTTCCACCGTTAACAAATGCAACTGCTCGTCTAAGACGATGATAGGCTTCGCCACGATTTAATGCTTTTTGTACACATTGACGTAAGCCAACATCGTCGACAAAGTCGAGAATGTATAGCGTTCGGCATATGTTTTCCAACTCCCATAATGCTTTCTTGGTCTGATTCTGACGCGAATAGCTCGAGAGTTTGCGAACAATCGTGGCTTGAGTAACATCTTTTTGAGCTAGCGATGCCATGATCCGTTGAATATTGGGCCATTCACGTTCAATCAATTCATCGTTGGTTTTTCGGGCAGGCTTTATTAGCCAGTCACCACACTCATTGGGATGTTGTGAGCCGACTAACGTATCCATTTTCTTATGCAAATCACGATAACGAGGTGCAAAATGATATCCAAATGCATGCAAAATCCAAAAATTAACCTGATTGGTGCCATGGGTGTCAGTGGAATGCCGTTCTGGCTTTATATCAGAGGTATTGTTATGCAATAAATCGAAAACGTAATGGCTTTCATGTTCGTGAGTCCCAATAATCTTTGCATTTATAGGAACATGATTTGCAACCAACGTGTAGGCGCTGACACCTTTCTGTAAACCAAAATACTTGGGAGAATATCGAGCGTTAAGGGTGTTAATTTGCGTTTCTATCCGCTGACCATCGCTACTTGAATGAAGTGTGTCCTGAATATCATAGAGATGAAATGCGGGTAGCTGGCTGGTCGCATTACTAATCGCATCATTAGCCGCTCGTAATGTCTCCAAGCGTAGATAATTTCTTGATGTCCCCGCCATTGATGCTGAGCTAAGGCCTGAAACCTCAGCCATTTTTGCTAACCCCATGTTTGTTCCCATCGCAACAATACAGGCGAAAATTTCACGGGGATCAGCTTCATGCTTTACATAACGATCTAATACATGGGTAAATGCATTTAAAAATCCAGTATTACCCGCAACAAACCACAGTAGATCCGCAATACCAATTCCTGGTAACTGGCTGTAAAAATCGCTATTAACGGATTCATCACTGCTCGGATAAAGCAGCTTCCAACGACGCTTTTCGGCAGCCCCAATTACTTTAATATGTTTGTTGACCCCATCAGAAATATGTTGGTTAATCGCACTATAACGTGCTGCTAGCATAGTATGAAATACAGCCAGAGTATCTTGGATAGGGGCCAATAAAATGGGTGCACCAATATCTTGCAATACTCGTTCTTTATCCTGCCATCTAAGATCGCTTATTAAGTCATCTTCAAAGCGGCGAAA
This sequence is a window from Enterobacter cloacae complex sp. ECNIH7. Protein-coding genes within it:
- a CDS encoding phospholipase D family nuclease; the protein is MQIMSKKHMCRWFLPSLLGLVLCVPVPNTYAATVEAGFSPEGTALQLVLKTIETAQQEIRLMGYSFTSPEVARALVRAKRRGVDVGVVLDWKANTGKNNNASKAAMNILVGAGIPVRTVSAYKILHDKVIVVDGRNTQVGSFNFSRAADRSNSENVLVVWDDPVLARSYLNHWTSRWAQGTDWKQTY
- the traX gene encoding type-F conjugative transfer system pilin acetylase TraX — encoded protein: MSPGKSVALHPFRPVLNFSALQRDVIRMVAFMAMVGDHIATAFQLDMPLLNMAGRCAFPLFALVSGCNMAGKTLRQHSLNRLWLMALMAQPGYWLAFREAGLMWWQLNILFAFAVVMQVARFLQAASVFNGVAAFSALVGYLPLSSASYGIPGLLMLTGAVLIWQVRDSLRPALFAVWLLLVALLNARHGDVMMLSGVLLTLTVLFCVYGLVPAPGRRLQAGRWFAPAYALHLLCIGFLVSVL
- the tap gene encoding RepA leader peptide Tap, with the protein product MLRKVQYLFLRHLLLPCNISAGGCE
- a CDS encoding Tn3 family transposase, with the protein product MKNDVRRLSILSTDEIDELFGLPHFSDDDRRLYFDLSAKERELFDNTRTFSVAAHLVLQLGYFKAKRQFFSYEQESSVLNDLDYIAALYFPTKTLSRLKSPSRPIRAEQQRAILDLFQYKQCDNEVKVDLEDKAQRVAMLSTQPIFIFRELTQYLALHRIVMPSYRYMQEMIGRVVAYERTRIARLLSTCMTSLIDQQLAALLRAESGVFRVSALKHEAKDFSYKELRHEVARRQFFQPLHEFAKQFLITAGISNESGKYYASMVKFYTTYKLQRMKKETAQLYLLFFAFHRFQQINDNLIEALLHWVDQYEKQAKRAAEEAMNNAVTNAAKNLQAAGHVLSLFTDDTITDDTPFSIIKEKAYALLEQERFPLVADYLRNIAFDKTAFEWSHYTKLSATFKRNLRQLFTDLDFAGRVEDSPLLEAIAFLQNLLRTEKSPRQTDPNSFPTEIIPKGLRRYLFSKEGKTFKTLDVDRYEFLVYRLLRNSLEAGDVYVKHSNEFRRFEDDLISDLRWQDKERVLQDIGAPILLAPIQDTLAVFHTMLAARYSAINQHISDGVNKHIKVIGAAEKRRWKLLYPSSDESVNSDFYSQLPGIGIADLLWFVAGNTGFLNAFTHVLDRYVKHEADPREIFACIVAMGTNMGLAKMAEVSGLSSASMAGTSRNYLRLETLRAANDAISNATSQLPAFHLYDIQDTLHSSSDGQRIETQINTLNARYSPKYFGLQKGVSAYTLVANHVPINAKIIGTHEHESHYVFDLLHNNTSDIKPERHSTDTHGTNQVNFWILHAFGYHFAPRYRDLHKKMDTLVGSQHPNECGDWLIKPARKTNDELIEREWPNIQRIMASLAQKDVTQATIVRKLSSYSRQNQTKKALWELENICRTLYILDFVDDVGLRQCVQKALNRGEAYHRLRRAVAFVNGGKFRVKTEEEQQIWNECSRLITNAVIYYNTVLLSRVYEQKQTVGDQNALAQLHSISPVAWQHINMYGNFEFSPSTSKIDIDALVARYAEPEYWKQALIENENSSE
- a CDS encoding replication regulatory protein RepA; translation: MSQIDNAVTSSSKRAYRKGTPLSVSERKMRSVSRKRETHKPVNVFIQNSHKDKLDAFCQENGLTQAEAIELLIKRELLGE
- the repA gene encoding plasmid replication initiator RepA, which translates into the protein MNSGTFSDATYFDWSEYDLANLREARDSAVVSPKRTRRRRGTHSTACKCADPKYLRPANFNQLPKVLRDGYHRAQKRRFSRHPYFVHMRTNAGRERDFRQEFQNLLNAMGPLLVSGCDIATFNVALNSSQICKALSPKDSRGEVIPGEEVTPSRICRALDLLENYGLIEPYMRRLDPYTKTYLPRHVTLTEQFFRLLQVNLDLLYKEREERLRALAEGILAPGEVMSVKAARQRFFDEKVAQALKVRRERAIEQKRLSRIARSTRLDDRQFQIAAWLINTRPEVSGMTPDDFELLVYHYLRQIKLNFDAEPPG